The Helianthus annuus cultivar XRQ/B chromosome 11, HanXRQr2.0-SUNRISE, whole genome shotgun sequence region ttttgtcattttcatccaaatgtttgatagaaataataaagcaaattagacgtttggatgaaaatgacaaaaaatcccaaaagtgaaggactatatggtacaaaaagttgttttggatgtaaATGACAAATATGCCCAAACCTTGGCAATTTactaaagagtaaactgccattttggtccctgaggtttggccagttttgccactttagtccaaatttcaaacctgttgtcattttggtccctgtggtttcgttttgttgccattttggtccaaatttcaaatttgaccAGATTTTTCAACTTAAAACCTGGTTTTTTGTCTTTATcctcaagggcattttggtcattttaggtTTATTATAACCTAATATTGATTAACACCATTAATATATAAACCCCACCATCACTAAAGATCCATCTTCTCAAACAATCACCACCAAATTAAACCTCCATCTTCTCAAACAATCACCACCACACTGaagatccaccaccaccaccgtcgccctcaccgcctccaccatcaccgccgcCACCCCCGACACCCTCACCTCCTCCACCTTCACCTCCTCCTGAATCGGATTTATTGTTCTTATGAATCACCTCcatcaatcaccaccaccactgaAGATCCACCTCAGCTACGCCGCCGCCTTCATCTCCAAAACCACCTAAGCTACGTCGCCGCCTTCATCTCCGCCGTCGATCTGACGGAACCCCTTCATCTCCGCGGTTTCTTCACTGCTGATTTAACAGGTTTGGTCGCTGATTTGATTGTCGGAGATTTTGAAGCCATAGGGTTAGGACAATTTGCTTTGGCGATGGAATTTTGTGGCTGCTTTGAGTTATGTGAGGGTTTTTGAGGGTTTTGGGTTTGGGAGGGTTGGCggcagtgggatggtggtggtggggatgatgcggtggtgtgggtggtggtggtggtgcttgtgTTGTTCTGGCAGTggcattattatttattaaatttgaGTTATAATAAATCTAAATGATCAAAATACCCCTGAGGATAAAGACAAAATAGGGGGGTTTAAGTTGGGGAATCTggccaaatttgaaatttggaccaAAATGCCAACAAAAACGAAACCACAGGGCCCTAaatgcaaaaagtttgagatttggactaaagtggcaaagctggccaaacctcagggaccaaaatggcagtttacgaGAAAAAAAGGAAATCGGGTAATCTGAGATgggtttaaagttcaaatatatAATACCTATTCATTTTATTAAGACCAAATATAAATTACATTACTATTGTTATAATATACATTTGTAATCATATTAAAATTAGTATATTTATTATTCACAAtttctttttttataataataCGTGTGTTTTGGATTGCATTACATTACATTGTGAAAGTGATCACGTGATGTGAAATGGTTAGATTCAGATAAGGTTATATAAAAAAGAACAGCATAAGATGGTAGTTCTCCAAGTTGTATTATTATAAgtagataataataataactatttgGGTATTTGTCAACTTTTGATTATTTAAGAGTTAAAAAAGGTTTATAAAAATAAGTTTAGGATTGCTTACTTCATTAGTgcgtaaacgagccgagccgctCATGAGCACTTGAGGTCAGTTCGCTAAAAACTTGAATAACGCCTAGCTTAAACGAGCACGAGCCTAAAAAAAGCTTTTTAAATATACGAGTCCAAACTCAAACTCGTTCTCAGCTCTCGTAAGTTAAACGAGCCCCCTACCCTAACTTACACTAACTAAACTGATTATTTCGACCCTATAATAATCAAGTAATAAGAATCGAATCGCGTCCATCCAAATAGACAGATTGCAAATTTGCATTTTCTTTTTTACTAATAAGTGTTTATTTGAATTATGCAAAAAGAAATATGGGATGCAATACATGCAGCAGCTGAAGAAGCTGATATAGAGCTTGCTCAAACAATTTTGGACAGTGCAGGGGTCATTGTTCACAAGCCTGATATGACAGTTTGTTATGATGAAACAGGTAATCAACCATATGCATCATTAGTTTGTACTGTACAACCCCACTATCTTCAGACTCCACTCacattatattttataatatttgCAGGTACCAAATATAAAATACCAAGATATGTATTGAGTGAGCCAACAAACTTGATACAGCTAAGTTGAAAGAACAAGAAGCACAAAGCTTATATAGCCTAGTTTATTGTTAGAGTAAACTTCCAAAATGGTCCATGAGGTTTAGTCACTTTtatcactttagtccaaaactcaaaccttttgaatctgggtccatatggtttcaattttattgtcattttcatccaaaagcaaaatctggtcagatttttcaattaacatccaatttttttttgtgcttttcctcccttttaatgaagggcaaaattgtcagatttttttagtttgttataataaaacgttaaaataCTATTTTTCCCTTCATTATTAAAAgggagaaaaaagacaaaaaaactggatgttaactaaaaatctgaccagattttgattttggatgaaaatagcaacaaaattgaaaccttagggacccagattcaaaaggtttgagttttggactaaagtggcaaaagtgaccaaacctcagggaccattttg contains the following coding sequences:
- the LOC110936562 gene encoding ubiquitin domain-containing protein 1; the protein is MGCSGSSLNKRDRTTKKLRKPKPWEFPRPVTWSQLVQMRDEFWDSAPHHGGKKEIWDAIHAAAEEADIELAQTILDSAGVIVHKPDMTVCYDETGTKYKIPRYVLSEPTNLIQLS